In Cololabis saira isolate AMF1-May2022 chromosome 4, fColSai1.1, whole genome shotgun sequence, one DNA window encodes the following:
- the LOC133442512 gene encoding uncharacterized protein LOC133442512, which translates to MAFRGRPTTRPGFVSSANDSAQSQVSDGLGQLQMEEEDCKAENDFLSDYNNKLHLKVVELEEELSIFLMINQNLYSQRTELEKQVQQLQEENKALSQTKRNNKNLGLKVVELEEQVQQLQEENKALHGEHSGTQDTQDQECAELKREVENEKEKEAAQKKELQEETNQ; encoded by the exons ATGGCTTTTAGAGGACGTCCAACAACGAGACCGGGATTTGTGAGCTCTGCCAACGACAGCGCTCAATCCCAGGTCTCGGACGGTCTCGGCCAACTCCAAATGGAGGAAGAAGACTGCAAAGCAGAAAACGATTTCCTGTCCGACTACAACAACAAGCTCCATCTTAAAGTTGTTGAGCTTGAGGAGGAATTGAGCATATTTTTGATGATAAACCAGAACCTGTACTCACAAAGAACTGAGCTGGAAAAGcaggtccagcagctgcaggaggagaataaGGCCCTCAGCCAGACAAAGAGAAACAACAAGAATCTGGGCCTTAAAGTTGTTGAACTGGAAGAGcaggtccagcagctgcaggaggagaacaAAGCCCTCC atGGAGAACATTCTGGCACACAAGACACACAAGACCAAGAGTGTGCAGAACTCAAGAGAGAGGTGGAAAACGAGAAGGAAAAGGAAGCCGCACAGAAAAAAGAGCTGCAAGAGGAGACGAATCAATGA